From the Pomacea canaliculata isolate SZHN2017 linkage group LG14, ASM307304v1, whole genome shotgun sequence genome, one window contains:
- the LOC112555884 gene encoding uncharacterized protein LOC112555884, producing the protein MKSLQRVSCRRRVMTVLFGHRSRGGWLLCASLMLFLWLHNTDQSLHSAKVHRQTKKVLSARADENSVIFGVEYDEDDFEDDEYKYNSTSALSSPKPEEDEAVVTWSREEPDRLRADNADYVMFSGDLKTQKGDEMAPDHGAELADSRTVGNVRPSDIGASDPTPVSARGMHDLDDGGDWLVKQKNRKKLIRKTCEERAYLPRKRIYDTHVIVDKGTNLLYCPVEKVASTFMRRFMYTLKQRNKTRTMASPFDVPVDVALDYEFDTLRTLFYEGITDFVDSSTKVLLARDPYSRLFAAYIDKLLVPNYYYWKKWAAPAISAYRMSPSAQALKCGHDVTFTEFLKYVVDSLHTSDPHLRPVNQMCSPCEMDYNIVGQLETLSDDFSHLTRVLDIVVANYSSETMATEIAIDSIVDYTYSAFESFQQLGECVSKLQVCRRLWHLMQVKGIISYEIRFSLTEEDMATMTPSKFVRILDKGRTSWTDTAVLLRQKQGALEEAYRQVPDSLLLQISAIYSLDFQMFGYDKYPSYKSLM; encoded by the exons ATGAAGTCGCTGCAGCGGGTGTCGTGCAGACGCCGGGTGATGACTGTGCTGTTCGGACACCGCAGCAGAGGCGGGTGGCTGCTGTGCGCCTCGCTGATGCTCTTCCTGTGGCTGCACAACACAG atcaGTCACTTCAT TCGGCCAAAGTTCACAGACAAACGAAGAAAGTCTTGTCAGCACGTGCAGATGAAAACTCTGTCATCTTTGGTGTTGAATATGATGAGGATGATTTCGAAGATGATGAATACAAGTACAACTCCACTTCAGCACTTTCTTCCCCAAAGCCAGAAGAGGACGAAGCAGTTGTTACGTGGTCCAGAGAGGAACCCGACAGATTAAGGGCGGATAATGCTGATTATGTAATGTTCTCTGGGGATTTGAAAACACAGAAAGGGGATGAGATGGCACCGGACCATGGAGCTGAACTTGCTGATTCAAGAACAGTTGGAAATGTCAGACCTTCCGACATCGGCGCCAGCGACCCAACTCCAGTATCAGCTCGTGGGATGCATGATCTCGACGATGGGGGAGACTGGTTAGTGAAGcaaaagaacaggaaaaaattAATTCGGAAAACATGCGAAGAAAGAGCTTACCTGCCCAGAAAACGTATTTACGACACTCACGTGATTGTAGACAAGGGCACTAACTTGCTGTACTGTCCGGTCGAGAAAGTCGCTTCAACCTTCATGCGAAGGTTTATGTACACTctgaaacagagaaacaaaaccAGGACCATGGCCTCTCCTTTCGATGTTCCTGTCGACGTGGCCTTAGACTACGAGTTCGACACCTTGCGAACCTTGTTTTATGAAGGGATCACCGACTTTGTGGACTCCAGCACTAAGGTCTTGCTGGCGAGAGATCCTTATTCTCGACTTTTCGCAGCTTACATCGATAAGCTCCTTGTTCCCAATTATTATTACTGGAAAAAGTGGGCAGCTCCAGCCATATCAGCGTACCGGATGTCGCCTTCCGCGCAGGCCCTGAAATGCGGACATGACGTCACATTTACGGAGTTCCTGAAATACGTTGTAGACTCTTTGCACACCAGTGACCCACACTTGCGACCCGTGAACCAGATGTGTTCGCCGTGCGAGATGGACTACAACATCGTCGGACAGTTGGAGACGTTGAGCGATGACTTCTCTCACCTGACGAGAGTCCTCGACATCGTTGTGGCCAACTACTCTTCAGAAACCATGGCAACGGAAATCGCCATCGACAGCATCGTGGACTACACCTACAGTGCGTTCGAGAGCTTCCAGCAGCTTGGGGAGTGCGTCTCAAAGCTTCAGGTGTGCCGCAGACTGTGGCACCTGATGCAGGTGAAAGGAATCATCAGTTACGAAATTCGCTTTTCACTGACTGAGGAAGACATGGCGACGATGACCCCGAGCAAGTTCGTCAGAATTTTGGATAAAGGACGGACAAGCTGGACAGACACCGCGGTGTTGCTGAGACAGAAGCAGGGTGCACTGGAGGAGGCGTACAGGCAAGTCCCAGACAGCCTCCTCCTGCAGATTAGTGCCATCTATTCCCTGGACTTCCAGATGTTCGGGTACGACAAGTACCCGAGTTACAAATCATTGATGTGA
- the LOC112554829 gene encoding rhodopsin, GQ-coupled-like → MGIVGNSLSIAVFLHDDVLTAGVNIYLLALALYDVTFLVTRLLVVHGEWLASGLAHNGQVELRYTTPASAILEPLSFVLETGSVFTTVAVTLDRCVSVTRPLQAKGMSGGRKVRYILIAIFVCSVILNIPLFLETKLQLRQDEADNIVVWDRVETDYRYTVFHTTIYLLCIYPISKTFAPLLVLFICNIIIAKTIFNSRKTEMTSSDQTSRLKDAQKVTAQVLSISGLTLLSRMSDALTFIFLQLNGTVFYEDCPLYCYVMAALNEWMRTFHAGANFVYYCWFGHHFRSILIQRLGLAPRPSCSKGNHSRRAKHSGTLQIRLQQR, encoded by the exons ATGGGCATTGTGGGTAACAGCCTGTCCATTGCTGTCTTCCTGCACGACGACGTGCTGACGGCGGGAGTCAACATCTACCTGCTGGCACTGGCGCTGTATGACGTCACCTTTCTCGTCACGCGCCTGCTGGTGGTCCACGGCGAGTGGCTGGCGTCTGGCTTGGCTCACAACGGACAGGTGGAACTCAG ATATACTACACCTGCTTCAGCTATCCTCGAACCGTTGTCTTTCGTCCTCGAAACGGGGTCAGTCTTTACGACAGTGGCCGTGACCTTAGACCGATGTGTCAGTGTGACCCGACCACTCCAGGCCAAGGGAATGTCCGGAGGTCGTAAGGTCCGATACATTCTGATCGCCATCTTTGTCTGCAGTGTCATCCTGAACATCCCTCTCTTCCTGGAGACCAAGCTGCAACTAAG ACAGGATGAGGCTGATAACATCGTGGTGTGGGACAGGGTGGAGACCGACTACCGCTACACCGTCTTCCACACGACTATCTACCTTCTCTGCATCTACCCCATCTCGAAAACCTTCGCTCCACTCCTTGTCCTATTCATCTGTAACATCATCATtgcaaaaactattttcaacagTCGTAAAACGGAAATGACGAGCTCCGATCAGACGTCACGTCTCAAGGATGCGCAGAAAGTCACTGCGCAGGTCCTGTCCATCTCCGGGCTCACTCTGTTGTCCCGAATGAGCGACGCCCTAACCTTTATTTTTCTACAACTCAATGGCACTGTCTTCTACGAGGACTGTCCTCTCTACTGCTATGTGATGGCGGCACTGAACGAGTGGATGAGAACCTTTCACGCAGGAGCTAACTTCGTCTACTATTGCTGGTTCGGTCACCACTTCCGGTCCATCCTCATTCAGCGCCTCGGCCTGGCTCCCCGACCATCCTGCTCTAAGGGAAATCACTCCAGAAGGGCAAAACACTCGGGCACCTTGCAAATTCGCCTACAACAAAGatag
- the LOC112555693 gene encoding monocarboxylate transporter 12-like, translating into MAPDTNRKSLDEQEHGEGERHSGDDVDSGWAWVVLVSVFCLMALMAGFENTQGLVFVEIEEKFRVSALVTSIIGGAYFIAVSISVIFVMMFVLEMMSVRQCMLIGVALYTSGVGVSSVVRSYPGLVVTLGVITGVGASFLYGPSFVLLGRYFDRRLSLATAVANTGVSVGSIVIPFVMRLLLDQFSLSGGLLVMSAVLANMFVCACLLRPFPASHRDAHSTCHLSASKDDMVSDPLSENTSEKLLHTENELSSTPEKHCLGELSPLTVAQKPGTSSPLSCDDNVVQLGDRDSILFYPHEGVSTVCGPCDKKTRVWLSAARRRLAQTFDISVFRRLAFWVLVFHQWFGIPAASLALVYLPPLALEKGFSEREATFMVMVTGGCDIFSRILPGVIANFKLLQPHEMVIASQMILGILFQFTSLFNTLPAMVAFSAVLGTFGGVFFSMRQMMIIDFVGLQRFPMVFGFIQLFNAISLAVGFLIVGYMKDTTGSCIMSFHYLGATQIVSCGIFLSFPLLSRCWQRCGREAEGVV; encoded by the exons ATGGCCCCAGACACAAATAGAAAATCGCTTGATGAACAAGAACatggagaaggagagagacacTCAGGTGATGATGTGGACTCTGGATGGGCCTGGGTTGTGCTTGTTA GTGTCTTTTGTCTGATGGCCTTAATGGCCGGCTTTGAAAACACCCAAGGTCTGGTGTTTGTGGAGATTGAAGAGAAGTTTAGGGTGTCAGCCTTAGTCACATCCATCATCGGAGGCGCCTACTTCATCGCCGTCAGCATCTCAG TGATTTTCGTCATGATGTTCGTGCTGGAAATGATGTCTGTGCGACAATGCATGCTTATCGGCGTGGCACTGTACACCTCCGGGGTTGGGGTCAGCTCTGTTGTGAGGTCATACCCAGGGCTAGTCGTGACCCTCGGGGTAATAACTG GTGTTGGAGCTTCCTTCTTGTATGGCCCTAGTTTCGTTTTGCTGGGGAGATACTTTGACCGCCGCCTGTCCTTAGCTACAGCAGTGGCCAACACTGGGGTCAGCGTGGGGTCAATTGTAATACCTTTTGTGATGCGCCTGTTGCTGGACCAGTTCTCCTTGTCCGGTGGTCTGCTGGTGATGAGCGCTGTTCTCGCCAATATGTTTGTCTGCGCATGTCTCTTGCGACCCTTCCCGGCATCGCATCGTGACGCTCATTCTACTTGTCACCTTAGTGCCAGCAAAGATGACATGGTGTCTGATCCTCTGTCGGAAAATACATCAGAAAAACTTCTCCACACTGAGAATGAACTTTCATCAACGCCAGAAAAACATTGTCTTGGAGAGTTGAGTCCCCTGACTGTGGCTCAAAAACCAGGCACATCGTCTCCTTTGTCTTGTGATGACAATGTTGTTCAGttaggagacagagacagcatTTTATTCTATCCCCATGAAGGTGTTTCCACAGTTTGTGGTCCATGCGACAAGAAGACCAGAGTGTGGCTGTCAGCAGCCAGAAGGAGACTTGCACAAACATTTGACATCTCTGTCTTCAGGAGATTGGCCTTCTGGGTGCTGGTGTTTCATCAGTGGTTCGGAATTCCGGCTGCAAGTCTTGCTCTTGTCTACTTACCTCCGCTTGCCTTGGAGAAGGGATTTAGTGAAAGGGAGGCAACCTTCATGGTGATGGTGACCGGAGGCTGCGACATCTTCAGCAGGATTTTACCAGGAGTTATCGCCAATTTCAAACTGCTGCAGCCACACGAGATGGTGATAGCAAGTCAGATGATCCTGGGAATCTTGTTTCAG TTCACTTCATTGTTCAACACTCTTCCGGCCATGGTGGCTTTCTCCGCTGTTCTGGGGACCTTCGGCGGTGTCTTCTTTTCCATGAGGCAGATGATGATCATTGACTTCGTGGGCCTCCAACGATTTCCGATGGTCTTTGGATTTATCCAGCTTTTCAACGCCATCTCATTAGCTGTTGGATTTTTAATTGTCG gGTACATGAAGGACACAACTGGATCCTGTATAATGTCCTTTCACTACTTGGGTGCTACCCAGATCGTTTCTTGTGGCATCTTCTTGTCCTTCCCGCTGTTGAGTCGTTGTTGGCAACGGTGTGGGAGAGAAGCTGAAGGGGTCGTCTGA